A window of Aeromicrobium sp. Root236 contains these coding sequences:
- a CDS encoding UDP-N-acetylmuramoyl-L-alanyl-D-glutamate--2,6-diaminopimelate ligase: MRVRPRETPRWTLTELAAELDAVATAEAIVSGISLNTKHLEPGDLYAALQGANSHGAAYAGIARDRGATAVLTDPEGAAIVTDLPMIVVDDPRKVLARLSSTFYENPSAAFTTVGITGTQGKTTTTYLAEAALGDRVSAVVGTIGTRIGRVPAASTLTTPEAPQLQALFAVMREEAVELCAMEVSSHALVQGRVDGFTFDVGVFLNLGRDHLDFHKDLEDYFLAKAALFTPDHARHAVINIDDPHGRRLRELTPLPVTTFSTDGNPADWRAVNIRPHRLGTDLEVLGPDELAIDLTVPLPGVFNVSNALSVIAALAQAGYDPKELAEGIAASTGVPGRMERVDAGQPFTAIVDYAHKPDAVTAVLTALRPVTAGRLIMVLGAGGDRDHGKRPLMGEAAARYADVVVVTDDNPRTESAASIRAAVMEGAAAGPGLAVEVAGRREAIAHAVQMAHLGDTVVVAGKGHERGQEIKGVVHPFDDREVLLELIGEQT; this comes from the coding sequence ATGCGCGTACGGCCGCGGGAGACGCCGCGATGGACACTCACCGAGCTGGCGGCCGAGCTCGACGCCGTGGCCACCGCGGAGGCGATCGTCAGCGGCATCTCGCTCAACACCAAGCACCTCGAACCCGGCGACCTCTACGCGGCGCTGCAGGGAGCCAACTCCCACGGTGCGGCGTACGCCGGCATCGCCCGCGACCGTGGCGCCACCGCCGTGCTCACCGATCCCGAGGGCGCTGCCATCGTGACGGACCTGCCGATGATCGTCGTCGACGATCCACGCAAGGTCCTGGCCAGGCTCAGCAGCACCTTCTACGAGAACCCGAGCGCTGCCTTCACGACGGTCGGCATCACCGGCACGCAGGGCAAGACCACGACGACCTACCTCGCCGAGGCGGCGCTGGGCGACCGCGTCTCTGCCGTCGTCGGCACGATCGGCACCCGGATCGGCCGGGTCCCGGCGGCGTCGACGCTGACGACTCCGGAGGCGCCTCAGCTGCAGGCACTCTTCGCCGTGATGCGCGAGGAGGCCGTCGAGCTGTGCGCCATGGAGGTCTCGAGCCATGCCCTGGTGCAGGGCCGGGTCGACGGCTTCACGTTCGACGTCGGGGTGTTCCTCAACCTCGGTCGTGACCACCTCGACTTCCACAAGGACCTCGAGGACTACTTCCTCGCCAAGGCCGCCCTGTTCACCCCGGACCACGCCCGCCACGCGGTCATCAACATCGACGACCCCCACGGCCGCAGGCTGCGTGAGCTGACGCCGCTGCCCGTGACGACGTTCTCGACCGACGGCAACCCGGCCGACTGGCGAGCGGTCAACATCCGGCCCCACCGCCTCGGCACCGACCTGGAGGTGCTGGGGCCCGACGAGCTGGCGATCGACCTGACGGTGCCACTGCCGGGCGTCTTCAACGTCTCCAACGCCCTGTCCGTCATCGCCGCACTCGCGCAGGCGGGTTACGACCCCAAGGAGCTCGCCGAGGGCATCGCCGCGAGCACCGGAGTCCCCGGCCGCATGGAGCGCGTCGACGCCGGGCAGCCGTTCACCGCGATCGTCGACTACGCCCACAAGCCCGATGCGGTCACCGCCGTCCTGACCGCCCTTCGGCCGGTCACGGCGGGCCGGCTGATCATGGTGCTCGGCGCCGGCGGCGACCGCGACCACGGCAAGCGCCCGCTGATGGGGGAGGCCGCGGCACGCTACGCCGACGTGGTCGTCGTCACCGATGACAACCCGCGCACGGAGAGCGCCGCATCCATCCGGGCTGCGGTCATGGAGGGCGCCGCTGCCGGGCCGGGGCTCGCTGTCGAGGTCGCCGGCCGCCGTGAGGCCATCGCGCACGCGGTCCAGATGGCGCACCTCGGCGACACCGTCGTCGTGGCTGGCAAGGGCCACGAGCGCGGCCAGGAGATCAAGGGCGTCGTCCACCCGTTCGACGACCGCGAGGTCCTGCTGGAGCTGATCGGGGAGCAGACGTGA